In Tenebrio molitor chromosome 6, icTenMoli1.1, whole genome shotgun sequence, one genomic interval encodes:
- the LOC138133555 gene encoding venom acid phosphatase Acph-1-like translates to MNAYRNYLIFFAILIVLQRASFDNNASTLQLVHILFRHGDRTTELNTVYPKDPYKNETYYPYGYGELTNKGKMREFTLGKFLRQRYDNFLGKIYTPDLLEGLSSDVNRTKMSLQLVLAGMLPPVDEQIWETGLNWQPIPFNVVPSDQDTIFSGTSCSNYQKHLSELTASPKVVQELEQHKTIFEYLSKQSGLDVKTYGESLLLYECLWSEQEYGLTLPDWTKNVYPEPLRDLALKSYSLGTDTTQLRKLTSGSLLKRIIDNSKGKSSGELVPENRKLFLYSGHDINIGHMLITLDVFEPHFPPYGSYILFELHFINDVEGFKIYYQNYSSAEPKLLKLPSCDEFCPLSDFTRLLDQYIPEDDACGVIE, encoded by the exons ATGAATGCATACAGAAATTATTTaatcttttttgcaattttaataGTTTTACAAAGAGCATCCTTTGATAACAATGCTTCAACATTACAGTTGGTCCACATT TTATTTCGACACGGAGACAGAACAACAGAATTGAATACGGTTTATCCGAAAGATCCctacaaaaatgaaacttattacCCTTACGGCTACGGGGAACTTACTAAT AAAGGTAAAATGAGAGAATTCACACTAGGGAAATTTTTGCGTCAGAGGTATGACAATTTCCTGGGCAAAATTTACACTCCCGATTTACTAGAAGGTCTCAGTTCAGATGTGAACAGAACAAAAATGTCGCTGCAACTAGTTCTTGCTGGAATGTTACCGCCAGTGGATGAACAAATTTGGGAGACGGGTTTAAATTGGCAACCCATTCCTTTCAATGTAGTACCCTCGGATCAGGATACA ATATTTTCTGGAACATCATGCTCCAATTATCAAAAACACCTTTCTGAATTAACTGCGTCGCCGAAGGTGGTACAGGAGTTGGAACAACACAAAACGATTTTTGAATATCTTTCAAAACAGAGTGGATTGGACGTAAAGACATATGGGGAATCCCTTCTTTTGTACGAGTGTCTTTGGAGCGAGCAAGAATACGGTCTGACATTGCCAGACTGGACCAAAAACGTTTATCCTGAGCCACTTAGAGATCTTGCTCTTAAAAGTTACAGCCTTGGAACAGACACtactcaacttcgaaaactaACTTCCG GAAGTTTACTAAAAAGAATTATCGACAACTCTAAAGGCAAATCGAGTGGTGAATTAGTGCCGGAAAACAGAAAACTGTTTCTCTATTCTGGACATGACATAAATATTGGACATATGTTAATCACTTTGGATGTTTTTGAACCACATTTTCCACCATATGGATCTTACATTTTGTTTGAGCTTCACTTCATCAATGATGTAGAAGGATTCAAG ATTTATTATCAAAACTATTCCTCAGCTGAGCCAAAACTGTTGAAGTTGCCTTCTTGTGATGAATTTTGTCCTTTGAGTGACTTTACTCGTTTATTAGATCAATATATTCCCGAAGACGATGCATGTGGAGTAATAGAATAA
- the LOC138133556 gene encoding venom acid phosphatase Acph-1-like gives MILDIFQIKLNGTDLTKPSILYGILSRQEEWHLKLPNWTDVVYPETLYKMASKNYLILSGTTELKQIGAGYLLQKIVHDTQLKVNASDKVSEERKMYLYSGHEMNIALLLNTLEIFQPHYPPYCSCILIEVHRINNQLGIKIFYENDESIQTGLLKMPNCEEFCPLDKFISFVEKYFPNENSCS, from the exons ATGATTTtagatatatttcaaataaaactgaatgGAACAGATTTAACAAAACCTTCAATCTTGTACGGCATTTTAAGCAGACAG GAGGAATGGCACTTGAAACTTCCAAATTGGACAGATGTGGTATACCCTGAAACTTTGTACAAAATGGCTTCTAAAAATTATCTCATATTATCTGGAACAACAGAATTAAAACAGATCGGTGCAG GTTATttgcttcaaaaaattgttcatgACACACAGTTAAAGGTTAACGCTTCCGATAAGGTCTCTGAAGAAAGGAAAATGTATCTGTATTCTGGTCACGAAATGAATATCGCCCTTCTGCTAAACACTTTAGAGATTTTCCAACCTCATTATCCACCTTATTGTTCTTGCATCCTGATTGAAGTTCATCGAATTAATAATCAATTAGgaattaaa ATCTTCTATGAAAACGACGAATCGATTCAAACCGGATTGTTAAAAATGCCAAACTGTGAAGAATTCTGTCCGTTggataaatttatttcttttgttgaaaaatattttcccaaTGAAAATTCTTGTAGTTAA